In Elusimicrobium sp. An273, one genomic interval encodes:
- a CDS encoding HK97 family phage prohead protease, which translates to MDIKKYEGKKEFVLTDFKELETDGVLRISGYANNKHIADRYGDIPTEYNRSYVYELEEYRRNPVLLMDHDHDVSHMVGSVTNIFEDEKGLYFEAEISNSDLPIIKHARQLIKEGHLKTVSIGGVWLYEDLQNPSHLTLAKIFEISLVAVPADTYAVFAPKTPAEPAKSAARMDLRSAFGKLAVFEMKQKISKFEAKSKQPDFGQGAKNG; encoded by the coding sequence ATGGACATAAAAAAATACGAAGGGAAGAAAGAGTTTGTATTAACCGACTTTAAGGAGCTGGAAACCGACGGCGTATTACGCATAAGCGGCTACGCCAACAACAAACACATCGCCGACAGATACGGCGATATACCGACGGAGTATAACCGCTCCTACGTCTACGAACTGGAAGAATACCGCCGCAATCCCGTATTGCTTATGGACCACGATCATGATGTTTCGCACATGGTCGGCTCGGTTACCAATATTTTTGAAGATGAAAAAGGGCTTTACTTTGAAGCCGAAATCTCCAACAGCGACCTACCGATAATTAAACACGCGCGTCAATTAATCAAAGAAGGCCATTTAAAGACCGTATCTATCGGCGGTGTTTGGCTCTATGAAGATTTGCAAAATCCGTCGCATTTGACGCTGGCTAAAATCTTTGAAATCTCTCTGGTGGCTGTTCCGGCGGATACCTATGCCGTATTTGCGCCTAAAACGCCCGCAGAGCCTGCGAAAAGCGCGGCGCGTATGGACTTGCGCTCGGCGTTTGGAAAATTGGCCGTATTTGAAATGAAACAGAAAATAAGCAAATTTGAAGCAAAATCAAAACAGCCCGATTTTGGGCAAGGAGCGAAGAATGGATAA
- a CDS encoding terminase small subunit: MAAKKTKAARLTKKQVKFCKEYLHTGNATESARRAGYSAKSAYSIGAENLKKPEIQDALSKEGARNAAKFNYTLEQHVEELDHLKALALAAGEFSSAVKCEISKGRVMGFYIERKEVALDMEPRNFVFEIVQAKK; the protein is encoded by the coding sequence ATGGCGGCAAAGAAGACAAAAGCTGCAAGACTTACAAAAAAACAGGTCAAATTTTGCAAAGAATACTTGCATACTGGCAATGCCACAGAATCGGCTCGTCGGGCAGGATATTCCGCTAAATCTGCCTATTCTATTGGTGCAGAAAACCTGAAAAAACCTGAGATTCAAGACGCTCTTTCAAAAGAGGGCGCTAGAAATGCTGCCAAATTTAACTACACGCTAGAACAGCATGTGGAAGAACTGGACCACCTCAAGGCCCTTGCTTTGGCCGCGGGAGAGTTTTCCTCAGCCGTAAAGTGCGAGATAAGCAAAGGGCGCGTTATGGGCTTTTACATTGAACGCAAAGAAGTTGCGCTTGATATGGAACCGCGCAATTTTGTTTTTGAAATAGTCCAAGCAAAAAAGTGA
- a CDS encoding PBSX family phage terminase large subunit, whose translation MQVKKLTCTTVFEKNYKNPAPTIVNVGSVRSSKSYSIRQCLIAYALQYAGLRIGVCRKVASTLQHSVIKPFVAALVDFNVYDRENFNKTERYYVFDFKDGNSAQSDILFFGLDDVDKIKSTEFNVIWLEEATDFSFDEYSFLLTRLSAPKPIGWEQNQTILSLNPGDARGWIKTKLLPQKGVCLINSTYKDNPFLSEDYIVSLLAMKETNPRLYKMLVLGEWGQTEGRIFEKWQLYDDESAPKEFDGTVLGLDFGFNHATALVQCSFKENEVYLRELIYKTHITNTELIALMDALGVRKDLNIIADSAEPDRIRDIANAGYICSGIKKTTVLNSIDTVKKYKIFIHRDSKNLQYEFENYEWKKNLDGQYLDNIEPNKQRDDGIAAVRYGVQFYDTTANAMTLVY comes from the coding sequence ATGCAAGTAAAAAAATTAACTTGCACGACGGTCTTTGAAAAAAACTACAAAAATCCGGCGCCCACCATTGTAAATGTGGGAAGCGTGCGCTCTAGCAAAAGTTATTCTATACGGCAATGCCTCATTGCGTATGCATTGCAATATGCGGGATTGCGTATTGGTGTTTGTCGCAAAGTTGCTAGTACCTTACAACACAGCGTAATCAAACCATTTGTTGCCGCTTTAGTCGATTTTAACGTTTATGACAGGGAAAACTTCAATAAAACAGAACGTTATTATGTGTTTGATTTTAAGGATGGAAATTCGGCACAAAGCGATATTTTGTTTTTTGGGTTGGACGACGTGGATAAGATTAAATCCACGGAATTTAACGTTATTTGGTTGGAAGAAGCCACTGATTTTAGCTTTGATGAATACAGCTTTTTGCTAACCCGTTTAAGTGCCCCAAAGCCAATAGGATGGGAACAGAACCAAACGATTTTAAGCTTAAATCCAGGCGACGCGCGGGGGTGGATAAAAACAAAGCTCTTGCCTCAAAAGGGCGTGTGTTTGATTAATAGCACTTATAAAGACAATCCCTTTTTAAGTGAAGACTATATAGTCAGTTTGTTAGCAATGAAAGAGACCAATCCCAGACTTTACAAAATGCTTGTTTTGGGCGAGTGGGGACAGACGGAAGGGCGGATATTTGAAAAGTGGCAGTTATACGATGATGAAAGCGCGCCTAAAGAATTTGATGGCACGGTATTGGGATTGGATTTTGGGTTTAATCACGCCACGGCATTGGTACAGTGCAGCTTTAAAGAAAACGAGGTCTATTTGCGAGAACTCATTTACAAAACGCATATAACCAATACAGAGTTGATCGCGCTTATGGACGCCCTAGGGGTGCGCAAAGACTTAAATATTATAGCCGATAGCGCAGAACCGGACAGAATCCGCGATATAGCCAATGCCGGGTATATTTGCTCCGGAATTAAAAAGACTACCGTGCTAAACAGTATAGATACCGTAAAAAAGTACAAAATTTTTATTCACAGAGACAGTAAAAATTTGCAGTACGAGTTTGAAAATTATGAGTGGAAGAAGAATTTAGACGGGCAGTATTTGGACAATATAGAGCCCAATAAGCAACGTGATGATGGTATTGCTGCTGTGCGCTATGGCGTTCAATTTTACGACACTACGGCGAATGCTATGACGCTGGTGTATTAA
- a CDS encoding phage portal protein, translated as MMKIKEKLQRFGRKLLGINGDVSPSGWVTVSGTAYDDERLRNSFLEANIRAISTAFCNGEIRLHSADGEEIPYERKGVNPLLDLLYQPAPFLTENLFKQIVSAQFLVYGDVYILKDARNNSGQPTRLIPIPAPSVEIIYDSHTGYPARYQVSTTSGSYNVPAEDMMHVYEGVADTLFEGRSRAALCTLDAKTIQAAKTFNLAFFKNGASVGGVVTFPDNVNLSAQQQAEILAFFNDRHQGADKAHRTAILGRGGKYESHKTSHKDMEYAEGQKFSMQQIYSAMGVPPALVGLFEYAPQFNTKEQQKIFYETTVMPMARLFSDAFNENLVGDFYKNEDVYLDYDFSKVKALEKDWSVLAAAAAQLTTIWPINEVKRALDLPFSDLPGGDEAPDPILNAFGGFSAGKLPQGYKGVSRAAKRALRPNSAQRRFHKKARLRLIEEQSEVMRKSITDHFNTQAEQVRAWIKANEDKTFNYDEALGGMTAQRNALLALKVPALSEIYKAGILFEQDYLQLLDPEKDYRFLSKKDTYDRVAQWAQQYAFKWADSIERTTWERLDKIVKTGIANGKSNRDINNVILQFFAEEGYEPADLIAEPAGDSVRHVSIYDRVGIITQTETRATISEAQLEAYRTTPFVTGKEWITTMGVIDHHEGHLEMDGQIVGINEKFKNPATGQETEAPGQFGTADQDINCLCDIAPVVED; from the coding sequence ATGATGAAGATAAAAGAAAAACTGCAACGCTTTGGAAGAAAATTATTAGGCATTAACGGCGATGTTTCCCCCTCCGGCTGGGTTACTGTATCCGGCACGGCATACGACGATGAGCGTTTGCGCAATAGCTTTTTGGAAGCCAATATCCGCGCCATATCTACGGCGTTTTGCAACGGGGAAATCCGCCTGCACTCTGCCGACGGGGAGGAAATCCCCTACGAGCGCAAGGGTGTAAATCCGCTTTTGGATTTATTGTATCAGCCCGCGCCGTTCCTTACCGAAAATTTGTTTAAACAAATCGTAAGCGCGCAGTTTTTAGTTTACGGCGACGTGTATATTTTGAAAGACGCGCGCAACAACAGCGGTCAACCCACGCGCTTAATCCCTATCCCCGCCCCGTCGGTGGAAATTATTTACGATAGCCATACAGGTTATCCGGCCCGCTATCAGGTGTCCACCACCAGCGGCTCCTATAACGTGCCCGCAGAAGATATGATGCACGTCTATGAAGGGGTAGCGGATACGTTGTTTGAAGGCAGAAGCCGAGCCGCGCTGTGCACCTTGGACGCAAAAACCATACAGGCCGCCAAGACGTTTAATTTGGCGTTTTTTAAAAACGGAGCCAGCGTGGGCGGGGTAGTTACCTTCCCCGATAATGTCAATCTGTCGGCCCAGCAGCAGGCGGAAATTTTGGCGTTTTTTAATGACCGGCACCAGGGAGCGGATAAAGCGCACCGCACGGCTATTTTAGGTCGCGGCGGCAAATACGAAAGCCACAAGACCAGCCACAAGGATATGGAGTACGCCGAAGGGCAAAAGTTTTCCATGCAGCAAATTTATTCCGCCATGGGCGTGCCGCCCGCGCTGGTGGGTTTATTTGAATACGCACCGCAGTTTAACACAAAAGAACAGCAAAAAATATTTTACGAAACTACCGTCATGCCGATGGCGCGCCTGTTCTCCGACGCGTTTAACGAAAATTTGGTCGGCGATTTTTACAAAAACGAAGATGTTTATTTAGACTACGATTTTTCCAAAGTAAAAGCCCTTGAGAAAGACTGGTCTGTATTGGCCGCCGCCGCCGCACAGCTAACCACGATATGGCCTATTAACGAAGTCAAGCGCGCCTTGGATTTGCCTTTTAGCGACTTGCCAGGCGGGGACGAAGCCCCAGACCCGATATTAAACGCTTTTGGCGGCTTTAGCGCGGGCAAATTACCGCAGGGGTATAAAGGTGTATCCCGCGCGGCAAAACGCGCTCTGCGGCCCAATTCTGCGCAAAGAAGGTTTCATAAAAAAGCCCGCTTGCGGCTGATTGAAGAACAAAGCGAGGTAATGCGCAAGAGCATTACCGACCATTTCAATACGCAGGCCGAACAGGTGCGCGCCTGGATTAAGGCCAATGAAGATAAAACATTTAATTACGATGAGGCTCTGGGAGGTATGACCGCCCAGCGCAATGCACTGTTAGCTTTGAAGGTGCCCGCGTTAAGCGAAATTTACAAAGCCGGAATATTGTTTGAACAGGACTATTTGCAGTTGCTGGACCCCGAAAAAGACTATCGGTTTTTAAGCAAAAAAGATACCTACGACCGCGTGGCCCAATGGGCCCAACAGTACGCTTTCAAGTGGGCCGACAGCATAGAGCGTACGACGTGGGAGCGGCTGGATAAAATCGTCAAAACGGGTATTGCCAATGGCAAAAGCAACCGCGATATTAACAATGTTATTTTGCAATTCTTCGCCGAAGAAGGATATGAGCCCGCCGATTTGATAGCAGAGCCTGCGGGCGACAGCGTGCGGCACGTCAGCATATATGACCGCGTGGGGATAATTACCCAAACCGAAACGCGCGCTACGATTTCGGAAGCGCAGCTGGAGGCATACCGCACCACGCCGTTTGTAACCGGCAAAGAGTGGATTACCACAATGGGCGTTATTGACCACCACGAGGGGCATTTGGAAATGGACGGGCAAATAGTAGGTATCAATGAAAAATTTAAAAATCCGGCAACGGGGCAGGAAACAGAAGCCCCTGGGCAGTTTGGTACGGCAGACCAGGATATTAATTGCCTGTGCGACATTGCGCCGGTGGTAGAGGATTAA
- a CDS encoding phage major capsid protein: protein MDKEKTAQVSPEENGLKSLTEKLDTVLQAAEEASAKAAEADARAKEAEKRAQEAEAKSAKLSDELTAAKNAHAVNFTPKAQVKTFEEKRKGFRDFLTDVKAARFGNVKAALQAGAVTGSYLVPTGFLPEVLDLLGTNDDLIAQARRLPWGIEGDSRTIPNLVARSTWAFVGEGAAKPVSNPTFGEITQKLAKLSCIVVVTDELMDDTTIDLPALFAEQARAGLIDTLNDWLFNGDGDDRDGILGASGVQSPSVTGITDLLLLKQAVPVFVQRSGKFYLDNALYNELASMARINAPAWLYYEEGKMRVDGSEVVALDSDLIGARGAVFGDLKNVIFSPKNEFAIRYSDVATVVEGESPSQTTHHLFQENKQAFRFEMRADISVVGSVWAKATVPAAVGA, encoded by the coding sequence ATGGATAAAGAAAAAACCGCACAGGTTTCGCCCGAAGAGAACGGGCTGAAATCTTTGACCGAAAAATTGGACACCGTCCTGCAAGCCGCTGAAGAAGCCAGCGCGAAGGCCGCAGAAGCCGATGCGCGCGCCAAAGAGGCGGAGAAGAGAGCGCAGGAAGCGGAAGCGAAATCCGCTAAACTGTCCGATGAACTGACCGCCGCCAAAAACGCGCACGCGGTTAATTTCACACCGAAAGCGCAGGTAAAAACCTTTGAAGAAAAAAGAAAAGGTTTCCGCGACTTTCTGACCGACGTGAAAGCCGCGCGCTTTGGCAATGTCAAAGCCGCGTTGCAGGCCGGAGCCGTTACCGGCTCTTATTTGGTGCCGACGGGCTTTTTGCCCGAAGTGTTGGATTTACTGGGCACCAATGACGACCTGATTGCGCAGGCGCGCCGCTTGCCCTGGGGTATTGAAGGCGACAGCCGCACTATCCCCAACCTGGTAGCCCGCTCTACCTGGGCCTTTGTTGGCGAAGGCGCGGCTAAACCCGTGAGCAATCCGACGTTTGGCGAAATCACGCAGAAGCTGGCCAAGCTGTCCTGCATCGTCGTCGTTACCGATGAACTAATGGACGACACGACCATTGACCTGCCCGCGCTGTTTGCCGAACAGGCCCGCGCCGGCCTTATTGATACGCTTAATGACTGGCTCTTTAACGGCGACGGCGACGACCGCGACGGTATTTTAGGCGCGTCTGGTGTGCAGTCCCCGAGCGTGACCGGCATTACCGACTTGCTCCTGCTGAAGCAGGCCGTGCCCGTGTTCGTGCAGCGCAGCGGCAAGTTCTACCTTGACAATGCGCTTTACAACGAACTGGCCTCCATGGCCCGCATTAATGCGCCTGCCTGGCTCTATTACGAAGAAGGCAAAATGCGCGTGGACGGCAGTGAAGTCGTGGCCCTGGACAGCGACCTTATCGGTGCGCGCGGTGCCGTGTTCGGCGATTTGAAAAACGTCATCTTCTCGCCGAAAAACGAGTTTGCTATCCGCTACAGCGACGTGGCTACCGTTGTGGAAGGTGAAAGCCCGTCCCAGACCACGCATCACCTGTTCCAGGAGAACAAACAGGCTTTCCGCTTTGAAATGCGTGCCGATATCTCTGTCGTCGGCTCCGTCTGGGCGAAAGCCACCGTGCCTGCCGCTGTGGGCGCCTAA